One window from the genome of Rufibacter tibetensis encodes:
- a CDS encoding pectinesterase family protein has product MTFKKPFLVLALLFGALLVQAQKYDFVVAKDGSGNFKTVQEAINAVPDFRKNTTTIFIKNGTYKEKLTLPATKTAVKMIGEDVRKTILTFDDYAAKKNRFGEEMGTTGSTSFYVFGDDFTAENITFENSSGPVGQAVAVRIDGDKVMFQNCRFLGFQDTLYPHGEKSRQYYRNCYIEGTTDFIFGWSTAVFENCEIFAKKGGSFITAASTIEGAPYGFVFLNCRLTGDAPEKSYYLGRPWRPFAKTVFINTYMGKHIKPEGWHNWNKPEAEKQVLYAEYNSTGPGASTKDRVKWSKQLTAEQVKDYSLEKVFGDWNPLAVKPAVQAGK; this is encoded by the coding sequence TTGTAGTGGCCAAAGACGGGAGCGGAAACTTCAAAACGGTACAGGAAGCCATCAATGCGGTGCCTGATTTCCGGAAGAACACCACCACCATCTTCATCAAGAACGGCACCTACAAAGAGAAACTCACTTTGCCGGCCACCAAAACGGCAGTAAAAATGATTGGCGAGGACGTGAGGAAAACCATCCTCACCTTTGATGATTACGCGGCCAAGAAGAACCGCTTTGGCGAGGAGATGGGCACCACCGGGTCTACCAGCTTCTATGTCTTCGGCGATGATTTCACCGCCGAGAACATCACGTTTGAGAACTCGTCCGGCCCAGTAGGGCAGGCAGTGGCCGTACGCATTGACGGAGACAAGGTCATGTTCCAGAACTGCCGTTTCCTGGGTTTCCAGGATACTTTGTACCCGCACGGTGAGAAAAGCCGCCAGTACTATAGAAACTGCTACATAGAAGGCACCACCGATTTCATCTTCGGGTGGTCCACAGCCGTGTTTGAGAACTGCGAGATCTTCGCTAAGAAAGGCGGCAGTTTCATTACTGCTGCTTCAACTATTGAAGGCGCTCCTTACGGGTTTGTGTTCCTGAACTGCCGGCTCACCGGCGATGCCCCGGAGAAGTCATATTACCTGGGCCGGCCGTGGAGACCTTTCGCCAAGACGGTGTTCATCAACACGTACATGGGCAAGCACATCAAGCCTGAGGGCTGGCACAACTGGAACAAACCGGAGGCCGAGAAACAAGTGCTGTACGCCGAATACAACTCCACCGGACCTGGCGCTTCTACAAAAGACCGCGTGAAATGGTCTAAACAACTCACTGCCGAGCAGGTCAAAGACTACTCTTTAGAGAAGGTGTTCGGAGACTGGAATCCGCTGGCGGTAAAACCAGCGGTTCAGGCCGGCAAATAA